The region ttcaaaaaatatcaagaactttgaaaggatGATCGGATGATTTCTGTGGCAGTTTGTATAGTTCTGACTCTCTTGCCCCCTCCACTGGATATACCGCAGTACTTGATTTACTCTTAAAGGTTTAAATCTATAAGagctgaatcctaacttgagatctgtGCATATCACTAGGATTGGAATGAAAGGATTAATCtcttaaagcagcaatcagcagttgaaacaatgacAAAGAGCTCCCcccgttttggtaaaaagctgagggatggggccggagaaatgtaaccactcaaatgtatagacagagctatggattcaAGTACTGggcatccatgatataaaaattatagttttaaccaagttttgaggctatacagtgttggttTGCATTTACTTTGTTTAAAAACATTGGGAGGAAAcaatcttatattttgggttctgatggtgtTTGACAGTTGACCTGAGCCCATGAGTCAATTATAAGTTATATTATTGAAGTATCAATTGGTGCATTTCATTCATTTATGAGTCCAAcaattgatgtagcaactgcagattgcccctttaagcctATTTCTCACAGATTGGGAGAAACAGAGTGTGGATTTACCAGTGTAAGACCACCATGTCTGCTTGTCAGTGTCCTGCTATTCTAGTAAAATGTGAATAACCACAATGTGGTCACCTATATGAGGTGTGAATGTGGTGGGTGAATGAATGATATGCAAGGTTCACACATTCATAGCTCAAATCCTGTGTGGGTAGATGGGCTGGGAGGGGTTTATAAAGATGCTCAGGACTTTTGAGGACAGTCTGAGAAGAAGACAATATGGCTGCCACATCTGTTCTGCTCCTGCTGGTCACTCTCCTGCCCCCTCAAGGGCTCACAGGTAAGACCAAACTTTACCTATCACTTCAACCTATCCCATGTACACTCACACTTCCACTCACTCTGGCGGTTAAAAGAGGATGACATTTGACCCTCTAACCATGGACAGCAGAAAACTGCAAAGTGACACTGATTTGGTTGTATAGCAATAACATAAAAATTCACGTGATGATCATAAATTCTAGTCTTTGAATTCTAGTCATTTAAAGCCCACTGTTGTTAATTTGGGTTTCATTGGGGATATCTCTATGTCTCTACCAGCCCACCAGGACTCTGGCATTGTGAATGGAGAAAAGACCAAAACCAACTCTAAACCCTACATGGTCTCTGTGCAGGAGAGGAACAAGGAAACGGAAAAGAGGGAACATATCTGTGGGGGGTTTCTTGTGTCAGATAACTTTGTCATGACGGCCGCTCACTGCTACACAAGGTAATTGTGTTTGAGGGAGAAAACTACTCACACCAAGAAGTCATAAGTGGTTCTGTGGTCTTTGTAAAAAATTGCAGATTTGCTTTATGCTGTAGAACAGGGGTGTCAGACAAATTTTGCCCCGGGGGCCACATTCGGTCTACAACTAGGTCTggagggccgcactgaaaatgtgttatatttgttTGCCGTCAAAATGTGCAAAAGATTACAAAACATAGTTTCCGATGctgcctgactgtctagctttaatTTAGGTGATTATTAGCAACCTGGACAGTGGATACCATCAAGAAACGGTTGTCATTTCTACAGTTTAAAWTTGGTTTCAGTAATTTTAAAGTATAAATGAGTTCCCTTCCccctccattaaaaaaaatatcttattaatattattgtattttctgtaaatatttttactcaaaccaccccaTCAGTCAGATTGGACTCCCTCGCTGTAGAATGTTCTGTGTGCTTAGAAGCTCAGTGAGTAGCATGTTGTTTCCTCTTCATAGGGGTGTGATAAGCAAGTCAAAGCTTATAGAGGAAAGGAAGTACAATAGCTCCAGTGATATCCTCCAAGTTAGTGGAAAATCACAATCTATATTTTCAGTGAACTATTGCCATTCAGTAATTGTTTCTTTGTCCTTGTAGTGGTGTACAGCTGACGGTTGTGGTTGGTGTTCATAACATTAAAAAGTGGGAACATTCGGCTCAGAGGATTGGTGTGAAAAGTTATTACATCAATGATTACAATCCCGAAACACACAAGAATGACATCATGCTGTTGGAGGTAAATGAGAGGGAAGTAATGAAGTGTGTGTAAGGGGTAACTAGAGTATGTTATAAACACCTATTCAAGTCAGGTGTGATGTATATGCTTTTGTATGATTACCTTCCCAGAAGGGAATTGTGTCGCATACAAATATTTAATAAACCCTTTGCAGGGATATTCTACCCTGCCTGACACAACACATGGGACTCTAACTGCAATCCTGTACTCTAAACACAGCTCAAGACACCCACCCCAAGGCGGAGTTCTGTGAAGCCGATCCCTGTCGCTAAGAAAGACCTGCACATCAAGGCTGGAGCTATCTGTAATGTGGCAGGATGGGGAGCCACTGAAACTAACGGCTTTGTAAACGCAGACCTATTGGATGTAAATGTTGCTGTTGTAGACAGGGGTGACTGCCAGAGAACTTGGAGAAGAGCCATACCCACTTCTATGATATGTGCCGGTGGTACTGCTGATGATAAAGGCTTTTGTCAGGTACGGTTATAAAGTATAGTTAATTctgaaattaataataataatcataataatatacAGGTATATTATATAAACatgaagtgacacaatttcacctggttaatattgcctgctaacctggatttcttttagttaaatatgcaggtttaaaaatatatacttctgtgtattgattctaagaaaggcattgatgtttatggttaggtacagtcgtgcaacgattatgcttttttcgcaaatgtgcttttgttaaatcatcccccgtttggcgaagttggctgtctttgttaggaagaaatagtcttcacacagttcgcaacgagccaggcggcccaaactgctgcatataccctgactctgttgcaagagaagtgacacattttccctagttaaaagaaattcattttagcaggcaatattaactaaatatgcaggtttaaaaatatatacttgtgtattgattttaagaaaggcattgatgtttatggttaggtacatgtcggagcaacgacagtcctttttcgcaccacatcgattatgtgcaacgcaggacacgctagataaactagtaatatcatcaaccatgtgtagttaactagtgattatgattgattgattgattgttttttataaggtaagtttaatgctagctagcaacttaccttggcttcttactgcattcgtgtaacaggcaggctcctcgtggagtgcaatgtaaagcaggtggttggACTAGTTTACTGtaaagttgcaagattgaatccccgagctgacgaggtaaaaatctgtcattctgcccctgaacaaggcagttaacccaccgttcctaggccgtcattgaaaacaagaatgtgttcttaactgacttgcctagttaaataaaggtgtaaaaaaacaccaaatctgtgtccaaaaataccgatttccgattgttatgaaaacttgaaatcggccctaattaatcggccattccgattgatcggtcgacctctaaaatgtatcactagccactttaaacaatgccacttttatatgtttacataccctacattactcatctcatatgtatatactgtactctataccaccttaatgaatcttgccatgccgttctataccatcactcattcatatatatattttttttatgtacatattcttattcattcctttacacttgtgtgtataaggtagttgttgtgaatttgttaggttagattactcg is a window of Salvelinus sp. IW2-2015 linkage group LG13, ASM291031v2, whole genome shotgun sequence DNA encoding:
- the LOC111971824 gene encoding granzyme B(G,H)-like; this translates as MAATSVLLLLVTLLPPQGLTAHQDSGIVNGEKTKTNSKPYMVSVQERNKETEKREHICGGFLVSDNFVMTAAHCYTSGVQLTVVVGVHNIKKWEHSAQRIGVKSYYINDYNPETHKNDIMLLELKTPTPRRSSVKPIPVAKKDLHIKAGAICNVAGWGATETNGFVNADLLDVNVAVVDRGDCQRTWRRAIPTSMICAGGTADDKGFCQGDSGGPLVCGGIAVGVVSFNDADYCNQSRAPNVYTNISTYLPWIKKVTGLKSVN